From the genome of Nicotiana sylvestris chromosome 1, ASM39365v2, whole genome shotgun sequence:
CACATAACCTAAATAATACAAATTATAATTTGACATACTTTGTGTCCGCGCATTGCGCGAGTGCTAATACTAGTTATAGAGAATAAGCAAATTAGGAGATCATAGCATTAAAAAGCTAATTTGATCTCTCAATTATTCCAATATCCGTTAAGGAAGGGTAAAAACATTTGTATTAATATATAGTTACAAGCACTTAAATACAGATTAATATACAAATATTTGACTGAATTACAAACAAACAGTTTTACtgataaaacaaataaaaaagaagaaaacgtagAAAGATTTCTCATTCCCCCGACATAAATAACGAATCACTCTCCATTGTTGTGTTCCTCGCCAGCTTCATTACCATAGAAATTCTCGGGCCTATGATAGGTTCTTTCATGATCCCTGGCCCTGAACCAACAATCATGGACCGGGCCACTTTCATTAGGACTGAGATTCTCGGGCCTATGATATGTTCTCTCATGATCCCTGGCCCTGGCCCTGAACCAGCAGTCATGGGCCGGGCCATCTTCATTAGGACTGCAATTCTCGGGCCTGCGATAAGCCTTCTCAAGCTCCCGGGCCTTGACACAACCAGAATGGACCCACTCACATATTCTCGGAACTTTGTAGTTTTGGGCAACATAAACTCCACAAAGAGAGCCCAAAACGAATGTAAAGCCTCTTCCAAAgcccatttttttatttttaaaaattaaccaAAGTTTTTTCAGTTGTCTATGTGACTTTTACTGGTTATAAATGGAGCTTATATACACCTGCAATTGCTTCAAAATTGTATATCTTGTCTTCCAAGTTATTTTTCTTAAATCTTATTAAACTATTGTCCATAGTATAGTGGCACTCATAACCCCTTCTCCAAGTATCTTAAAGAAGTGAATTGTTTGACTTTTCAACATATGATAAGAAATGGACTGAAGCCCCCGTGATAATGAGGTTGAGTTTGAAAAGTTTACATCAATATTTTgcagaattttattttattttatgcttttttaaaattaaaattataattaaaaaTACTTCATTTATTTCTACTTTGTGGCCGGTGGATTTGTAagcattattttattttattcatgtGTCCAGACAACATTGGAAAACCAAAAATAAGCATTAGCAACAGTAATTAATTTATAGACATTAGTAAAAAAAGTTAGAAATTAAATCTGTAATGTATGTTAGTATAGAACATTAGGGAGTACTAAATATTAGAGAAATGACACAATGGCACAGTTGAAAAACAATAATCATTTTGAGGTCATAGGAGCAATGAAATCCTTATAACAATATCAAATTACAGATGATTGaaaaaaaataaggaagaaggtacAGCTACAGGATTCGAACCCAGGATACCTGAGTTGTAGTGCATTAGCAGGCTCCGTTCAACCAGTAGAGCAACAAAATCCTCAAGATAACGAGTGCCATTTAATATTTATAACTATTATCTTGAAGGCATTTCTAAATGCACGTACACAATATTTTCCGAGATGGCGGTGCTAGGGCACCCCAACCCAGGATGTAGGTCTAACTCTATActtattccctttttttctttttcttttaaggGTTAGATAAGTTTGAGTTAGGAAAAAAGTAGAGAGAAGAGCCCGGTAAGAATCGAACCTTAAGATAACATCCCTAGCTATTACTCGAATACTTTTGCCTTCTTATTAACCAATTCCAAATGAATGAGGCAAAAAAAATGAAGGTGGTCACATTATATCACATTGGCGATGGGGCAAGACATATATATTGGAATCTAAACACAAGATGATTTATAAGCTTTACTCTAGCTTGTAGCGTAATAGCATTCTCGATAATTTTTGCCAGCAAAACTTCTCTACATTGAATCGCTTTAGAGAACACACAATAGTAGCAGTAGCTAGCGACTAAATTTCTATCATGTGAAGTACAAATGATTTCACTGTCATCCACAAATTAACAAGTCAAATTGAGAGAAAATTCCAAAGAAAGGTGGTTGTTCTATGGAGCTGGAAGTAACCCTACATTCACATGGCTATGGTTAGCCAAAAATGACCAAACAACCTATAATTGTGAATTTCATTCACTTCCAATTCTTTCCTTATCTTCAATTCATAAAAATATCCATAGAACCAGAACTCATGACCACTAATCAGGATGGCCAATCCTACAAGTTGAATTCTATAAATTCCCAAGTGAACCTAAAGCCGGTACACAAATATTTCTTCAAAATATTTGTACAGGCTAAGCTAGTAACTACTCAAAAATGATTGGTTCTAAGGCATTTTCTGTTTTTATTTTGTTGAATGTAATACTAGTGTTTTTCACTTGTGTTTCATCTCATAATGTACCATGCCCTCCAACTCCAAAGAGTAAGCCAGTGACTACATCCCCAACAAAAGCCCCAGCTAAGTGTCCCAAAGATACACTAAAATTTGGTGTGTGTGGAGATTGGCTAGGGCTGATTCATGAGGTAATTGGGGCAAAACCAAGTAGTCAATGTTGTGCTCTTTTGGAAGGGATAGCAGATGTTGAAGCTGCTTTGTGTTTATGCACTGCCATTAAGGTCAATGCTTTGGGGGCCCTTAACCTCAAAATTCCCATTGCTATCAGTTTGGTTCTTAATTCTTGTGGAAAGAAAGTGCCTAAAGGCTTTAAATGTGCTTGACGGTTTAAAGTGGCGTACCCAGAATTTTAGGCAAATGTCAGTCTATTGTTGCAATTCAGCTTGTAAATGGGTTCGGATCTAGCATCAATATAATTATGTTGTTCTTGTGGCTTTACTTTCTGTCTTAAAATGTTATTTACTTGGTATTTTTTCCAAGCAATATCAGTCTAACGCATATATAAATATCCTTTGAATTAAACATATGAAGAATGCTTTTCATGAAACGACGTCAGATAACTGATGCAGTTTCATTTATGGATCCTGGTATCTCAACATAGCGGAGATATTGGGTAAGACtgtgtacaatagacccttgtggtccggtccTTCTCGggccccgcgcatagcgggaactTAGTGCACCGAATTGCTTTTTTATCTTGGTATCTGAAGAGCTAGAAACAACAATTCattaaagagaaaagagaaagccAGAGATAAACACGGAAAATATACTCTTAAAACTATGTAAAGgggaaaaaaaaaatacaagcaAAACAGGTAAAATTATATTAACATGTAAAAAGTTATTTAAACTGTATAAGTTAAAATTCTTATTCAGAACAAATGCATAAGCGATCGATCGCTCTGCTTCTCCAACCCGCATAAGATGTTATCCTTCGTCTTTTTATTCAAGATAATCAGAGTTACGAACTACTCTGACATGTGACAACATTTTGATGGCATTGACTTGAAAATGGTAGTGGAATAAGTGTCTGCACCATTCGCCTGGACATATCAGCAGAAAAAAATGCACCATTCCGCATAGAGCAAATTGAATAAGAAAACACTTCACTGGTTAACAACTATGCAACAATTCATGTTTAAGAGCACATTCTGCCCGCTGTTAATCGAATTAACACACGAAAAGTGATGTCGACACAAATATACGAGGATGTTTGCTAAGGATATGCTCTCAACGTACAGTACTTTgtgtttaacccaaaaaatagttttcaaggtcaaagcaataattttatatgacgggccacaagcaagcgattcaatccgaaagatataaaatttcgttaatacaacgtgatagagaagtgagaaataaattcagtgacaaataatataataaaaataaagcagaaaagaaagaattcttattgaatgatccttgataggataatgagccGAACATAGCTTGAAAGGCCGAACTACGGCTAACTTGAGAGCAATATGCTATAaattacaatgtatagaattgtagagaagaaaattagattccCCTGATAGTGAtaaaagtatgtctatttatagggctaaatctaaataactagtctccttgaattatgggtccattatgagcatttactcagtccatccattacttttggaagaTTTGTAACAGCTGTGTAAGTGCTGgaattccgtaactgatgagttaattccataactgatgagttaatttcgtaattaatgagtcaatctcgtgcctgttgagtcaatctcgtgcctgttgagtcaatcccgtgcatgttgagtcaatctcgtgcctattctgggctatttcatgatgatcagttccgaggctaacaaGCACGGTACGAGTATGGTCGGTCCCGGGGGTAtttcacatatcatctttacatgtcattcttcacttttcttcaaactttgtgACACGCGTCGCTATTTAATAGACCCACATGGTGAGTCTAATTTTTACTAAtgcagatagtccccccacttttcgGTTACTCACTATGATGTTACCGGGAAGTGAAAGATTTTATCTTTTTCATCTTTGcctctgcctcattaaaaaccttgccagaaaaacccaATAGGGACAAAAACCGgacgaaggaaaaaagagtgcagaacTTAGAGATTCAGATGATAACTCCACTGCTTATGTTCCATTCGTAAATAATCTGTTTGTTTACCCCTGTCTTGTTTCGGGGTTTGAAGATAAatctttgccttatgtttgcaaagtttgatatatatatatatatatatatatatatatatatatatatatttcggctttattttctgcctattttaaTATTTGAGTTTTTGTTTTACCCTTTAACTTTGTATTAAAAATGCTTCAATGCTCCGTGACTTTTTTGAATAAGCacgaattataaaagagggccctctTATGAACGaaacttaatgaagaagacgtctcaacttcataatggtgtaaatatACAAAAGAGAGATAGGAATTTTCAGATGTTTTTCTTTAACAatgttttgaagaaagtttttACATTTAACTTTCATAACATTTCACATGTGTTTGTGTATCGTCTATAACTCATTTTGCAACTATTTTTTCTTTCAACAGATTCGATATAAGCTTGCACTCATAACTGTTTTTCTTTTGCAACAGTTTTTTTTGAATTAGTACAAGGAGATAACTATTTTTGTTTAC
Proteins encoded in this window:
- the LOC104250054 gene encoding putative lipid-binding protein At4g00165, which gives rise to MIGSKAFSVFILLNVILVFFTCVSSHNVPCPPTPKSKPVTTSPTKAPAKCPKDTLKFGVCGDWLGLIHEVIGAKPSSQCCALLEGIADVEAALCLCTAIKVNALGALNLKIPIAISLVLNSCGKKVPKGFKCA